In Achromobacter spanius, the following proteins share a genomic window:
- a CDS encoding 3-keto-5-aminohexanoate cleavage protein yields MAKRKVIVTIAPTGGMAFKTQNPHLPTQPAEIAEDVYRCYNAGASVVALHARRPDDQATCDAAIYRDMNQRIRERCDIVLNNSTGGGVHGDMVKETSPGTWEILWEERLKGMDAGAEMCTLDATTLNLAFGDREYLMNTPLSKARELAAGMKARGIKPEWEVFSPTHILQDATTLIDEGLDEGPHFINLVMNVHRNFQNAMPFSPRHLQMMVDLLPKNSIFCVSGIGPSQLEANISALLLGGHARVGLEDNLYYRHGELATNVQLTERIVRIIREMDMEPATPAEAREIMGLPLQSGIRPEFAV; encoded by the coding sequence ATGGCCAAACGCAAAGTCATCGTAACCATCGCCCCGACCGGGGGCATGGCATTCAAGACCCAGAACCCGCATCTGCCGACGCAACCGGCTGAAATCGCGGAAGACGTTTACCGCTGCTACAACGCGGGCGCCAGCGTGGTGGCGCTGCACGCGCGCCGGCCCGACGACCAGGCCACGTGCGACGCCGCCATCTACCGCGACATGAACCAGCGCATCCGCGAGCGTTGCGACATCGTGCTGAACAACTCCACCGGCGGCGGCGTGCATGGCGACATGGTGAAGGAAACGTCGCCCGGCACCTGGGAAATTTTGTGGGAAGAACGGCTCAAGGGCATGGATGCCGGCGCCGAAATGTGCACGCTGGACGCCACCACGCTGAACCTGGCGTTTGGTGACCGCGAATACCTGATGAATACGCCGCTGAGCAAGGCGCGCGAACTGGCGGCCGGCATGAAGGCGCGCGGCATCAAGCCCGAGTGGGAAGTCTTCAGCCCCACGCATATCCTGCAAGACGCCACGACGCTGATTGATGAAGGCCTGGACGAAGGGCCGCACTTCATCAACCTGGTCATGAACGTGCATCGGAATTTTCAGAACGCAATGCCGTTCTCGCCCCGGCATCTGCAAATGATGGTGGACCTGCTGCCAAAGAACAGCATTTTCTGCGTCAGCGGTATTGGTCCGTCGCAGCTTGAGGCCAACATCAGCGCGTTGCTGCTGGGCGGCCATGCGCGCGTGGGCCTGGAAGACAACCTGTACTACCGGCATGGCGAACTGGCCACCAATGTCCAACTGACCGAGCGCATCGTGCGCATCATCCGCGAAATGGACATGGAGCCGGCTACGCCGGCCGAAGCGCGCGAGATCATGGGCTTGCCCTTGCAAAGCGGTATCCGCCCCGAGTTCGCGGTCTGA
- a CDS encoding SDR family oxidoreductase has protein sequence MIESLNGKRVLITAGAQGIGLAIAQKFLASGAEVHICDVDAAACEAARRANPRMTVSVTDVSSEAQVAAMFADLAARWGKLDALINNAGVSGPTSRLEDTTLDAWQNTLDVNLTGTFLCARSAVPLLRAAGGGAIVNISSVAGRLGFSLRSPYSASKFGLAGLTQTWAMELGPSNIRVNSVLPGVVSGDRVERVIAARAQAGGVSNDAMREQLVEKVSLRRMTRPEDVANQVAYLCSDEGAVISGQSISVCGNVEYLG, from the coding sequence ATGATTGAATCCCTGAACGGCAAGCGCGTCCTGATCACGGCGGGCGCGCAGGGCATCGGCTTGGCCATCGCGCAGAAATTCCTGGCATCCGGCGCCGAGGTCCACATCTGCGACGTGGACGCGGCAGCCTGCGAAGCGGCCCGCAGGGCGAACCCGCGTATGACGGTCAGCGTGACCGACGTGTCCAGCGAAGCGCAGGTGGCGGCCATGTTCGCGGACTTGGCCGCGCGCTGGGGCAAGCTTGACGCCTTGATCAACAACGCGGGCGTGTCCGGCCCCACCAGCCGCCTGGAAGACACCACGCTGGATGCCTGGCAGAACACGCTGGACGTCAACCTGACCGGCACTTTCCTGTGCGCGCGCAGCGCCGTGCCCTTGCTGCGGGCGGCCGGTGGCGGCGCCATCGTCAATATTTCGTCGGTGGCGGGCCGCCTGGGTTTTTCACTGCGCAGCCCCTACAGCGCCAGCAAGTTCGGCCTGGCGGGGCTGACGCAGACGTGGGCGATGGAACTGGGGCCATCCAACATTCGCGTCAATTCCGTGCTGCCGGGCGTGGTGTCGGGCGATCGCGTCGAGCGCGTCATTGCCGCCCGCGCACAGGCAGGCGGTGTCAGCAACGATGCGATGCGCGAACAACTGGTCGAGAAAGTCTCGCTACGCCGGATGACCCGCCCCGAAGACGTGGCCAACCAGGTGGCCTACCTGTGCTCCGACGAAGGCGCGGTCATCAGCGGGCAGAGCATCTCGGTGTGTGGCAACGTGGAGTATCTGGGCTGA
- a CDS encoding helix-turn-helix domain-containing protein yields the protein MPTSTQKTPGPRVAMPRPVDRALHRLGQDISAARRVRRLSQEDLAQRIGTSLSTVRRMEDGYPGTAFHTFLRALHVLGRLEDLVRVMATENDSLGMELVREQLPQRVRSSRRGSAQTAYSATAKKSDVDDTDELEGF from the coding sequence ATGCCAACTTCCACGCAGAAAACTCCCGGCCCACGCGTTGCGATGCCACGCCCTGTAGACCGCGCGTTGCACCGCCTGGGGCAAGACATCTCGGCCGCGCGCCGGGTGCGCCGCTTAAGTCAGGAAGATCTTGCGCAGCGCATTGGCACATCGCTGAGCACGGTAAGGCGCATGGAAGATGGCTATCCTGGCACTGCCTTCCATACTTTCCTCCGCGCCTTGCACGTGCTTGGCCGCCTTGAGGACTTGGTGAGGGTGATGGCTACCGAGAATGACTCCCTGGGGATGGAACTGGTGCGGGAGCAACTGCCCCAACGGGTGCGCAGCTCTCGACGTGGCAGCGCGCAGACAGCGTATTCCGCGACAGCCAAAAAGAGCGATGTGGATGACACCGATGAGTTGGAGGGCTTTTGA
- a CDS encoding Crp/Fnr family transcriptional regulator: protein MPGPTANVGSQTRGPARKPAECPVDKMLSVVPWYNGLPALERNLVRSELRTVSLATGEYLFRAGSKSLGWYGVVEGLVKWTSPGADGKSLSLAGFSIGSWFGEATMLRRERFEYEVIALRPSRIVILPRDTCERLWNHNIEFTKALTMHLAQRVNWLMASYTGNVLLDVDTTVARAVAAQFDAERHADTQGRLKISQEEIASLCGVSRQRCNAALTRLARAGVLRTHYGGMTILDKDALYRLALIDDDAGDSPSMMRR, encoded by the coding sequence ATGCCTGGACCGACCGCCAACGTAGGCAGCCAGACCCGTGGCCCCGCGCGCAAGCCGGCCGAATGCCCGGTGGACAAAATGCTGAGCGTTGTGCCCTGGTACAACGGCTTGCCGGCGCTTGAGCGCAACCTGGTCCGATCGGAACTGCGCACGGTGTCGCTCGCCACGGGCGAATACCTGTTTCGCGCGGGGTCGAAATCGCTGGGTTGGTATGGCGTGGTGGAAGGCCTGGTGAAATGGACCTCGCCCGGCGCGGACGGCAAGTCCCTGTCGCTGGCCGGCTTCAGCATCGGCAGTTGGTTCGGCGAAGCCACCATGCTGCGCCGCGAGCGCTTTGAATATGAGGTGATCGCGCTGCGCCCCAGCCGCATCGTCATCCTGCCGCGGGACACCTGCGAACGCCTGTGGAACCACAACATCGAATTCACCAAGGCATTGACGATGCATCTGGCGCAGCGGGTCAACTGGCTGATGGCCAGCTACACCGGCAACGTGCTGCTGGATGTGGACACCACGGTCGCCCGCGCCGTGGCGGCGCAATTCGATGCCGAACGCCATGCGGATACGCAGGGGCGATTGAAGATATCCCAGGAAGAGATCGCCAGCTTGTGCGGCGTGTCCCGCCAACGCTGCAACGCGGCGCTGACGCGGCTGGCGCGCGCGGGGGTGCTACGGACGCACTACGGCGGCATGACGATTCTGGATAAGGATGCGCTGTATCGGCTGGCGTTGATTGATGATGATGCTGGCGATTCGCCGTCGATGATGCGACGTTGA
- a CDS encoding DMT family transporter → MRGADWLRLLVLSAVWGASFIFMRVLSPVLGPVVTADLRVAIGGGVLLLYFAAIRFKPDWRAHWRQYVVIGSFNVGLPFLMFSYAAQHVPASYSAIINATTPLFGTAFSVLWLGDAMTRGKGIGLMLGVIGVATMTGISTPEATSMTFFSAILACLIAAASYAGAGVYIKRYASHVNPLESAGCAQLFAAAALLPFWFVAPAQGNIDFSIVLNVLGLGILSSGLGFLLYFRLVRDIGPPRAMMVAFLAPLFGIVFGVVFLEEALTPAILLGGGLIIASTILILCGGNKPKPSL, encoded by the coding sequence ATGCGAGGCGCGGATTGGTTGCGCTTATTGGTGCTCAGCGCCGTCTGGGGCGCGTCGTTCATCTTCATGCGCGTGCTCTCGCCCGTGCTCGGGCCGGTCGTTACGGCCGACTTGCGCGTGGCGATCGGCGGCGGAGTTCTGTTGCTGTATTTCGCCGCCATTCGATTCAAACCCGATTGGCGAGCACATTGGCGTCAGTACGTAGTGATCGGCAGCTTCAACGTCGGCCTGCCATTCTTGATGTTCTCGTACGCCGCCCAGCATGTTCCCGCTTCCTATTCGGCGATCATCAACGCCACGACTCCGCTATTTGGGACCGCTTTTTCCGTTCTCTGGCTGGGCGATGCAATGACTCGGGGCAAGGGTATCGGTCTGATGCTAGGCGTCATCGGCGTCGCAACCATGACGGGTATCAGTACTCCCGAGGCAACGTCGATGACGTTCTTTTCTGCCATCCTGGCCTGCTTGATTGCTGCGGCGTCCTATGCAGGAGCCGGCGTCTACATCAAACGCTATGCGTCCCATGTCAATCCACTTGAATCGGCAGGCTGCGCCCAACTGTTCGCGGCCGCCGCACTCCTGCCGTTCTGGTTTGTAGCGCCCGCGCAAGGCAATATCGATTTCAGCATCGTGCTCAACGTACTTGGCTTAGGCATACTGAGCAGCGGCCTAGGCTTTTTGCTTTACTTCCGATTGGTCCGCGACATCGGCCCGCCACGTGCGATGATGGTCGCCTTCCTGGCCCCCCTATTCGGGATTGTGTTCGGCGTCGTCTTTCTGGAAGAAGCCTTGACACCCGCGATACTGTTGGGAGGCGGACTGATCATTGCTTCCACAATCCTGATTCTGTGCGGCGGAAATAAGCCGAAGCCAAGTTTGTGA
- a CDS encoding amino acid ABC transporter ATP-binding protein, producing the protein MKASNLAALPSRPPHACETTGSEFIQLRDVYKSYGENLVVMDHLDLDMRADDRLVIIGPSGSGKSSLLRVMMGLESIQGGIIRFQGKPYIDGNARGKGKPMDGALQTQVGMVFQHYTLFPHLSVLGNLILAPMKVHGLSRAKATQRARQLLARLGLEAKLEVYPSQLSGGQKQRVAIARALMLEPKLMLFDEVTSALDPEMVIEVQNVMLQLAEQKMAMIIVTHDMHFARHIATRVVFCANGKVVEQGHPDQLFTQPREPRTREFLKKVLHLD; encoded by the coding sequence ATGAAAGCTTCCAATCTGGCGGCGCTGCCGTCACGGCCCCCGCACGCCTGCGAAACCACGGGCAGCGAGTTCATCCAGTTGCGCGATGTCTACAAATCCTACGGTGAAAACCTGGTGGTGATGGATCATCTGGACCTGGATATGCGCGCCGACGACCGTCTGGTGATCATCGGCCCCAGCGGCAGCGGCAAAAGCTCTCTGCTGCGGGTGATGATGGGGCTTGAGAGCATTCAGGGCGGCATCATCCGTTTCCAGGGCAAACCCTATATCGACGGCAATGCCCGGGGCAAAGGCAAACCCATGGACGGCGCGCTGCAAACCCAGGTGGGCATGGTGTTCCAGCACTACACACTGTTCCCGCACCTGTCTGTCCTGGGCAACCTGATCCTGGCGCCGATGAAGGTGCATGGCCTGTCTCGCGCCAAGGCGACCCAGAGGGCGCGCCAGCTGCTGGCCCGGCTTGGCCTCGAAGCCAAGCTCGAGGTGTATCCCAGCCAGCTGTCCGGCGGCCAGAAACAGCGGGTGGCGATCGCCCGGGCCTTGATGCTCGAACCCAAGCTGATGCTGTTCGACGAAGTCACCTCGGCGCTCGACCCGGAGATGGTCATCGAAGTGCAGAACGTGATGCTGCAGCTGGCCGAACAGAAGATGGCGATGATCATCGTCACCCACGACATGCATTTCGCCCGGCATATCGCCACCCGCGTGGTGTTCTGCGCCAACGGCAAGGTGGTCGAGCAGGGCCATCCCGACCAGTTGTTCACTCAGCCTAGGGAACCCCGCACCCGCGAGTTCCTGAAAAAAGTGCTGCACCTGGATTGA
- a CDS encoding type II toxin-antitoxin system HipA family toxin: MATKASRRQDLEVHLGSKGQVVGRLHLGSGKRSAFSYDERWLRDSRFFALSPDLLPVLSVQHPQEVFFRALEDTGPDSWGERVIRRAHARLRQQDRDTPVLEPVDFLMWVDDEARVGALRLFDPQANVYLRSGGTHWHIPPLVELGRVVNAARALEAGTESEQDLQYLLGQGTSLGGARPKSTVRDTDGRLALGKFPSQSDQRDVIRGEVLAMHLAAKAGINVAAARVELINGTAVAIIRRFDRTVDGGRIPYVSAATMLQSTGRDAVHAYTELVDVLLQEGANPIADIHELWRRLVFNFLICNTDDHLRNSGFLYDARQHGWRLSPAFDLNPMPGDRRESKTWLTEESGPIDSRDVLMEGAPYFRLTAEEANAMWAEVARAVDSWRVMAKGLGMRPTDLVDFDRAFA; this comes from the coding sequence ATGGCTACCAAAGCATCACGGCGTCAGGATCTCGAGGTACATCTAGGTTCCAAAGGCCAGGTCGTAGGGCGACTTCATCTGGGCAGCGGCAAGCGCAGCGCGTTCAGTTACGACGAGCGTTGGCTGCGGGATTCTCGATTTTTTGCGCTATCGCCTGACCTGTTGCCGGTTTTAAGTGTTCAACATCCACAAGAGGTCTTTTTTCGCGCGCTCGAGGACACGGGGCCGGACTCCTGGGGCGAACGCGTGATCAGGCGTGCCCATGCTCGGTTGAGGCAACAAGACCGAGATACGCCTGTGCTTGAACCTGTCGATTTCTTGATGTGGGTGGATGACGAGGCCCGTGTCGGCGCGTTGCGTCTGTTTGATCCTCAAGCCAACGTCTATTTGCGATCGGGTGGAACGCATTGGCACATTCCCCCGTTGGTGGAGCTGGGCAGGGTCGTGAACGCGGCCCGCGCGTTAGAAGCCGGCACAGAAAGCGAGCAAGACCTGCAATATCTGCTGGGGCAAGGCACCTCGCTGGGCGGGGCCCGCCCCAAGTCGACCGTTCGAGATACGGATGGCCGCCTGGCTTTGGGAAAATTCCCCAGCCAGTCTGACCAGCGAGACGTGATTCGAGGCGAGGTGCTGGCCATGCATCTCGCCGCCAAGGCGGGCATCAACGTGGCCGCAGCGCGTGTAGAACTGATCAATGGAACAGCCGTCGCCATCATTCGGCGATTCGACCGCACCGTTGATGGCGGTCGTATTCCCTACGTGTCGGCCGCGACGATGCTTCAGTCTACTGGCCGAGATGCCGTGCACGCGTATACGGAACTGGTGGACGTCCTGTTGCAGGAGGGCGCCAATCCTATTGCCGACATCCATGAGTTGTGGCGCAGGCTGGTCTTCAATTTTTTGATCTGCAACACCGACGATCATTTGCGTAATAGTGGGTTTCTGTATGACGCGCGCCAACATGGATGGCGTCTGTCGCCCGCATTCGACCTCAATCCAATGCCCGGAGACCGACGCGAAAGCAAGACATGGCTGACCGAAGAATCCGGCCCCATTGACAGTCGGGACGTGCTCATGGAAGGGGCGCCTTACTTCCGATTGACGGCGGAGGAAGCCAATGCAATGTGGGCCGAGGTGGCGCGAGCCGTCGACAGCTGGCGCGTGATGGCCAAGGGTTTAGGCATGCGGCCTACCGACCTCGTGGATTTCGACCGCGCATTTGCCTGA
- a CDS encoding transporter substrate-binding domain-containing protein: protein MARFLPRSIRNMLVCGGAIGALLAQVPAQAAEVSLWKDIQKAGVLRCGAAVAAPYVMRDARSGEYSGYFVDLCRDFGERVLKVKVEFVSTSWDNLVAGLQGGKWDMAMALNQTPERALAVSFSVPATDYQVSLLINKDNPKLANVGTTIADFDKPEVTFAVMSGTAQDKAISAVLKQGKVMRLPGMDEVRMAVMSKRADVLVDASETNHLFALANPAWTKEVLPKPALAKQGVAFGVRRDVSAADLQTLNIYLTQRRETGEIDSLVDKASQLANSDKTLP, encoded by the coding sequence ATGGCTCGGTTCCTTCCTCGCTCCATCCGCAACATGCTCGTGTGTGGTGGCGCCATTGGCGCGTTGCTCGCTCAAGTCCCGGCCCAGGCGGCCGAGGTTTCACTCTGGAAAGACATTCAGAAGGCGGGAGTTCTGCGCTGTGGGGCGGCCGTCGCCGCGCCTTACGTCATGCGCGATGCCCGTTCGGGTGAATACAGCGGCTACTTCGTCGATCTGTGCCGCGACTTCGGCGAGAGGGTGTTGAAGGTCAAGGTCGAATTCGTCAGCACTAGCTGGGACAACCTGGTGGCCGGGCTGCAAGGCGGCAAGTGGGACATGGCGATGGCGCTCAACCAGACGCCCGAACGCGCGCTGGCGGTGAGCTTTTCCGTGCCGGCCACGGACTATCAGGTCTCGCTGCTGATCAACAAGGACAATCCGAAGCTGGCGAACGTCGGCACCACCATCGCGGACTTCGACAAGCCGGAGGTGACCTTCGCGGTGATGTCGGGCACCGCCCAGGACAAGGCAATTTCCGCGGTGCTCAAGCAAGGCAAGGTCATGCGTCTGCCGGGCATGGACGAGGTGCGCATGGCAGTCATGTCCAAGCGGGCCGATGTCCTGGTCGATGCCAGCGAGACCAATCATCTGTTCGCCCTGGCCAACCCGGCATGGACCAAGGAAGTCCTGCCCAAGCCGGCCCTGGCCAAGCAGGGTGTCGCGTTCGGGGTGCGCCGGGACGTCAGCGCGGCGGACTTGCAGACGCTGAACATCTACCTCACCCAGCGCCGCGAGACCGGTGAAATCGACAGCCTCGTCGACAAAGCCTCGCAACTGGCCAACTCCGACAAAACCCTCCCGTAA
- the trpA gene encoding tryptophan synthase subunit alpha translates to MNRFNRLFADASRRAFIPFFTLGDPNPESSFELICTAVEAGADAVELGFPFSDPITDGPVNQRSMRRALDAGTTYGTCLDLLRKIRTRYPDLPIGLLLYYNLLHMRGDSAYGELSGIGVDAVVCSDLPFDESTSHMMQLAQSRIGCIQMVAPNTPFERAIMLLNHSSAFTYVISRFGTTGTSERFEEESTERIRRLSRASSQPIVVGFGISKVDQVRAFWQSGAHGVIVGSLFSLRIENHLADMPGVKAYIHDFIGQVQER, encoded by the coding sequence ATGAATCGCTTCAACCGTCTCTTTGCCGACGCATCCCGTCGAGCCTTTATCCCATTCTTCACGTTGGGGGACCCCAACCCCGAATCGAGCTTTGAGCTGATCTGCACCGCGGTCGAGGCTGGCGCGGATGCCGTCGAGCTCGGCTTTCCGTTCTCGGACCCGATTACGGACGGGCCTGTGAATCAGCGATCCATGCGACGGGCGCTCGATGCGGGCACGACTTACGGGACTTGCCTGGACTTGCTCCGCAAAATCAGGACCCGTTATCCGGATCTCCCGATTGGCCTGCTCCTCTACTACAACTTGCTGCACATGCGCGGCGACAGCGCTTACGGAGAACTGTCAGGGATAGGTGTCGATGCCGTTGTTTGCTCAGACCTTCCATTTGACGAAAGCACGAGCCATATGATGCAGCTTGCACAGAGCCGCATCGGGTGCATCCAGATGGTTGCTCCGAATACACCTTTCGAACGCGCGATTATGCTTCTCAATCATTCATCAGCGTTCACCTACGTCATCAGCCGATTCGGCACCACGGGCACTAGCGAGCGTTTTGAAGAAGAATCAACGGAACGCATTAGGCGTCTAAGCCGCGCGTCTAGCCAACCTATCGTCGTTGGATTTGGAATCAGCAAAGTCGATCAAGTGCGCGCATTTTGGCAGAGCGGCGCGCATGGTGTCATTGTCGGAAGCTTGTTCAGCCTGCGCATCGAGAACCACCTCGCAGATATGCCCGGAGTTAAGGCCTACATCCACGATTTCATCGGCCAAGTTCAGGAAAGATGA
- a CDS encoding ABC transporter substrate-binding protein, with amino-acid sequence MPRIKSGRALACAAAVSLLSATAAHAQISDDVIRIGFITDLSGVYSGPDGPGGAEAIKMAIEEMGGEINGKKIELLTADHQNKADIASARAREWFDQRGLDMLIGGTNSSTALAMSKVAADKKKPIIVVGAGAPALTNEQCTPYTLNYAYDTVALARGTGAAVVKAGGKSWYFLTADYAFGHALQADTTKVVEAGGGKVVGSVKHPLSANDFSSFLLQAQASKAEILALANAGADATNAIKAANEFGVTKTMKLAGMIMFINDIHAMGLPATQGMYLTDSWYWNASDASRAWSQKFFERRNAMPSSLQAADYSVALQYLRAVKALGTDDADRVLAYLRENKLNDMYIKDGVVRPDGRVVHDMYLLQVKTPDESKEAWDYFKVLQTIDGNEAFTKQAETRCALWM; translated from the coding sequence ATGCCACGCATCAAGTCCGGCCGCGCGCTCGCCTGCGCTGCCGCCGTGTCGCTGCTAAGCGCCACGGCCGCGCACGCGCAGATTTCGGACGATGTCATTCGGATCGGATTCATCACCGACCTGTCCGGTGTGTACTCCGGCCCCGACGGCCCGGGCGGGGCGGAAGCCATCAAGATGGCCATTGAGGAAATGGGCGGCGAGATCAACGGCAAGAAGATCGAACTGTTGACGGCGGACCACCAGAACAAGGCGGATATCGCATCGGCCAGGGCGCGCGAATGGTTCGACCAGCGCGGCCTGGACATGCTGATCGGCGGCACCAATTCCAGCACCGCGCTGGCCATGTCCAAGGTGGCGGCGGACAAGAAGAAGCCCATCATCGTGGTGGGCGCGGGCGCACCCGCGCTGACCAACGAGCAATGCACGCCCTACACCTTGAACTATGCCTACGACACGGTGGCGCTGGCGCGTGGCACGGGCGCGGCGGTGGTCAAGGCGGGCGGTAAAAGCTGGTACTTCCTTACGGCCGATTACGCCTTCGGCCACGCGCTGCAAGCCGATACGACGAAGGTGGTCGAGGCGGGCGGCGGCAAGGTTGTGGGATCGGTCAAGCATCCCTTGTCGGCCAACGATTTCTCGTCGTTCCTGTTGCAGGCGCAAGCCAGCAAGGCCGAGATTCTTGCCTTGGCGAATGCCGGCGCCGACGCCACCAACGCCATCAAGGCCGCCAACGAATTTGGCGTCACCAAGACGATGAAGCTGGCGGGCATGATCATGTTCATCAACGACATCCACGCCATGGGCCTGCCCGCCACGCAGGGCATGTACCTGACCGATAGCTGGTACTGGAACGCCTCGGATGCGAGCCGCGCCTGGAGCCAGAAGTTCTTTGAACGCCGCAACGCCATGCCGTCGTCGCTGCAAGCGGCCGACTACTCCGTGGCGCTGCAATACCTGCGCGCGGTCAAGGCCTTGGGCACGGATGACGCCGACCGCGTCTTGGCATACCTGCGCGAGAACAAGCTGAATGACATGTACATCAAGGACGGCGTGGTGCGTCCGGATGGCCGCGTCGTGCACGACATGTACCTGTTGCAAGTGAAGACGCCGGACGAGTCCAAAGAGGCTTGGGACTACTTCAAGGTGCTGCAAACGATTGACGGCAACGAGGCCTTCACCAAGCAGGCCGAGACGCGCTGCGCACTGTGGATGTGA
- the trpB gene encoding tryptophan synthase subunit beta — MFASVELVRRFGAGNYGGSYVSESLVSVLAEVHDAFLEARDATDFQDALFTLMRDFAGRETPMFHARRLSGQLGRNLFLKREDLLHGGAHKTNSTLGQLLLAQRMGKTRIIAETGAGQHGVATAMTGAALGLPVEVYMGAVDIARQQQNVRRMELFGAKVHPVTSGGATLKDAINEAMRDWITNVGSTYHCFGTAAGPFPYPSMIKYFQSVIGTESRKQILERTGQLPEAVFACIGGGSNAVGLFSGFEDDAGVSLYGAEPAGKGDGTNHHAATLTKGTIGVFHGMRSLFLQNHEGQIAGTHSVAAGLDYPGVGPELVDLQESGRARFSAISDDEALAAFEQLSLLEGIIPAFESAHAVALAIKSSQDFAPGSNLIVCLSGRGDKDLDEYWKIKGFPL, encoded by the coding sequence ATGTTTGCCAGTGTGGAGTTAGTCAGAAGATTTGGCGCAGGTAATTACGGTGGAAGCTATGTATCCGAAAGCTTGGTAAGCGTCTTGGCCGAGGTTCACGACGCCTTCCTTGAAGCAAGGGATGCCACTGATTTCCAAGATGCCCTGTTCACGCTCATGAGGGACTTCGCTGGGCGCGAAACCCCAATGTTCCATGCCCGGCGCCTCTCGGGCCAACTTGGCAGAAACCTCTTTCTGAAGCGTGAAGATCTACTCCACGGAGGCGCCCATAAAACCAATAGCACGCTAGGCCAACTGTTACTTGCCCAGCGCATGGGAAAGACCCGCATCATTGCCGAGACAGGCGCCGGCCAGCATGGTGTGGCGACGGCGATGACCGGCGCGGCCCTGGGCCTTCCTGTCGAGGTGTACATGGGGGCCGTTGACATAGCGCGTCAACAACAGAATGTCCGACGCATGGAATTGTTTGGCGCGAAGGTCCATCCCGTGACTTCCGGAGGGGCCACCCTGAAGGACGCCATTAACGAAGCCATGAGGGACTGGATTACCAACGTCGGCAGTACCTACCACTGCTTCGGCACGGCTGCCGGTCCGTTCCCCTACCCGTCGATGATCAAGTATTTCCAGTCCGTGATTGGCACGGAATCACGAAAGCAGATTCTCGAACGGACGGGACAGTTGCCAGAGGCGGTCTTTGCCTGCATCGGTGGCGGAAGCAATGCGGTTGGCTTGTTCTCAGGCTTTGAAGACGATGCTGGTGTTTCCCTATATGGTGCAGAGCCAGCGGGTAAGGGCGACGGCACCAATCATCATGCAGCAACGCTTACTAAAGGAACTATTGGCGTATTCCACGGAATGCGCTCCCTATTCCTTCAAAATCATGAAGGTCAGATCGCCGGTACTCATTCCGTCGCCGCAGGGCTGGACTACCCCGGCGTAGGTCCGGAGTTGGTTGACCTTCAAGAGTCGGGACGCGCCAGGTTCTCCGCCATCAGCGACGACGAGGCGCTGGCAGCTTTTGAACAGCTTTCACTACTAGAGGGCATCATCCCAGCCTTCGAATCAGCTCACGCCGTCGCGCTAGCCATCAAGAGCAGCCAAGACTTCGCGCCGGGCAGCAATTTGATCGTCTGCCTATCTGGCCGAGGCGACAAAGATCTCGACGAGTACTGGAAAATTAAGGGGTTCCCATTATGA